DNA sequence from the Marmota flaviventris isolate mMarFla1 chromosome 15, mMarFla1.hap1, whole genome shotgun sequence genome:
tttttatttttaaaatgatccaGAGTGTCGTGAATCTTGAAACGATTGGATACAGAATAGATGGAaatggttttgtatttttattttaaagttaaaaagagTTAACAAATTTTGATAAAGGTAGGGTCTGACCAAGAGTTTTGTATGTGGTTCGGTTGACTTTTCAGAAGACAGCTTCACTTATCTGACCCAATTATGCCCCCtccatatttattttcctttatagaaATAAACTTCAGTTCAATTAGTTGTTAATGAGATTTTCAATAGATAGCGTTTATACTGAGATTAGCGTTTATACCGAGATTTTGGGTAAGGCGGAATATTGAGTGACAAGGAACCAGAAGTTGTAAAACTACACTGCAGTTTTCCTGCCCTTTTGCTCTGCAGACAGTCACTTCAAGTATCACTTCATAACAGTTCTGAAGTCTGAGTAGTATATATCACTGGATATAAGATTAGGGAAGATAACCTTTTGCAGCAAGTAATCACAACATTAAaaacttgttaaaaaaataaataaatagatgagttcTAGAAACATGGTAACTTgaaagtttgggttttttttaagtgTCACACTTTTAAATcccaaaaatctattttttttatttcttgggaTTTGTATATGTACAATTTACTATCTTTCCAAGtagtttttctatttcctttaaaaaaaagaaatattgctgCATTGATGGAATAGCCTCAGAAAGTGACCAGTATTCCATTTAACAGGAAGAGGTGACTCATTCAAAAGACGCTCAAGCACagtcagctaaaaaaaaaaaaaaactgggggagCTGAGTAGGTGTGGTCAATTGATAATGAGCTGACAGCTGATTATCAGGATATTCTAGAAGCTGGAACTTTTATAGAAAGTTGCTGGAAATTTTGTCCCATCAATAACTTTACAGTTAACGTTAGCATGGAATTTGTCAAGTTGTTTCAATGCTTCAAATGGACTATTTTTATAGAGATTAGTCTTTTTACTTAAGTTATgtttttctatttagtttttagtGTTTCTTTAATAGGTAGAAGTGCACATAATTCAAGCTTTCACAGATTCCAAAATTAATTGTACGatagattttcaaattttctagcaCTCTACAGAAAAACTTGAGTAAATTGTCACTTGTTAAATAAACCAGAGGTCTAAGATAAAGTTAATTTTGTGTGTCAAGAAAGTGTTAAAAGTGGTTGTATCTATTGTAGATCAGATATTCAAAAATTCTGAGATTATTATGCAATCAGTATGTCCAAACATTAGACATATATTCAGATCTTACTGtagctttacattttttttccatggcAATAGGTAGTTGTGTTATGAAAATCCAAATTCAGgaaccaatttttgttttttgagtgaaCTGTTGGCAGTGATGAGCAATAGAATGACCAGTTTTGACAAATAGGAAGGAGTGCTTAAGTCCAGAAACTGTTTTCAGCCTATTGATAATGTACAATTGCCTAGTCTTTTGTGTTGCTTTTAACAGATTGTATGAGAAGGAATCTCTGTTTTATGATGCCTAGGAACAAAAAGGTGCTTTTAAACTTAATGGCATTTGAGGGAAGATTGTTTCACAAATACATTATCAATATGCCATCCTTTCATATGTGAAGTCTGAGgcttctgattatttttctttttgcattataCAATGTATAGCTGGACTAGGGTATAGTACTTGAAAAGTCCAACCATCTTGAAGTTTTTACAGTAATAAAAAACTTACAAGGCCAAAGTTTTTACAGTAATATTCactcagaaattttttttcttacagcgGAGCGTGCTTTGGACACCATGAATTTTGATGTTATAAAGGGCAAGCCAGTACGCATCATGTGGTCTCAGCGCGATCCATCGCTTCGCAAAAGTGGAGTAGGCaacatattcattaaaaatttggACAAATCCATTGATAATAAAGCACTGTATGATACATTTTCTGCTTTTGGTAACATCCTTTCATGTAAGGTAAGCAAAAATGTGACAGGTAAACATTCACAGTGTTTAGCTTCCTTAGTTTAGTCCTTAAAATAGCAACTGTGCTGTTAATGGCtgtctttatttccaaaatatctgGGGTTAGTCACTAACAAATTATCTCTGCACACTGGAAAAATGTTAAATCAATAGCAAATAATGAGAAGTGGCTATGCATTTTTTTCCCTAGGTGGTTTGTGATGAAAATGGTTCCAAGGGCTATGGATTTGTACATTTTGAGACACAGGAAGCAGCCGAAAGAGCTATTGAAAAAATGAATGGAATGCTTCTAAATGATCGCAAAGTGTAAGTATAAAGatttagtttgtattttcaaTATGCTTTTAATGGTTCCAGGTCCATTTTAAAAGTTAGCATGTTTGTGCTTTTAATAAAGAAATGGTAGAAATTAATAAACCATATTTCATAGGTTTTATAATTGTATTTTCTCCACATTCAGTGTAACATACAAATAATGGTGGATTTAATGTAATTGGTCAACCTTTAaaccaaaaagaaacagaagataaaTGGGGGGGATATAAagcttttccaaaataaatgtatttttgaaaaattcaaaatccagGCAAACTTTCCTCTGATACTAATTAAATTAGTCCGTTTTATATTTGAGGAAATTGTggctaaaataatttaattttacacAATGTTATTGACAGATGGGCTGACCTATACACTGGGTAGTCTGCACTCAGCCCATTCTGTATGACCATGTTGCTGGGACTGCCACTATTTATGATCAAATTATAAATGAAGCAGAGTTAAGTCTGATTTGTGATAAATCTTTCTTGAAATATTGATTAAAGGTTGCAAACTGTAATGGCACTGATTAAAACTACAGGGCTATTTATCTTAAATACCATTTACTTCTTTTAATCATCTGGGCAAATGAGAGATATTCAGCATCATTTGtataggttgagcatccctaactcaaaaatctctgaaatctgaaacactctCCACCAACATGACAACAAATCCAATTTTgacatatttcattcattttagggGTTGCTTAACTAGTGAAGTCCATAAGATATTCCAGATTTTAAGACAACTTCTGCATCGGGAATGATGGCACATTCCTCTAATCCCAGAAATTGGCttgaggcagaaagattccaagttcaaggccagggttatcaatttagtaaggccctaaacaacttagaccatgtcttatttttttttcccccttaaaaagGTGGTATGTATTTAAGTGgcaaagcattcctgggttcaatctccaatgctAAATGAAACCACTTATGGTACTAAGAATTTCAAATAAAGGTTACTCACCTTATACCTACAATTGAAATGCTTGTTATCataaattcaggggaaaaaattaaaggcaCATTCATCACTGACAAGATCCAGATATAAAGACTGATTTTGAGTATATAATAATGTAACTTATGGAAAATAGTGTTTCACTATGTAGAATTATAAATTCACTTATAGGTTGGGCATGGGAAACCATGCCTGTAAAATTTCAGTGACTCCAGAAGCTTGAGGCAATGggatacaagttcaaggccatcctcagcaatttagtgatgcctaagcagcttagtgagaccttgtctcccataattaaaaagaaaaaagttagggTATGTAACTCAGCCATGGAGCAccattggattcaatccctagtaccaaaaaaagataatttatattCCGTTTGAACTATGATTCCTATGACTCTGTCCTAGGAACAAATATAAAGTTGCAAGAGCAGAAATTGGCAGTGTTTACAGTGAACATTTATGAAACCAAGAGCATGGAGAAGGTCCAACTTATTTTTGAAGAGGATAAAAGAGAACTCTCATTtccataaatgaatatttttgaacaGAGGGCAAAAAGACACAATTTGAATGGAATTATAGCTTTTTCCCCTCTGTACTTTGCTATGTATTACAGTATTTCATAACATTACTGTTTTTATATTgggaaaactgtttttaaaagcaTTCTGTTGGTAATACACTTCAGTTATGTCAGTCATTTGCATTCTAGAAATACAAGTACAGAATTAGGAAgcttaaatttatgttttaggaTATGGCAAATAAAGTACAAGAGACACTTTAAAATAGCGATCATGAAAGCTTTTATTTAGGTCTCTTCATTGACATGGTCACACACAATTACTTGTATTGATAGGAGTGATCCCTTTAGACCTGGATTAGCCAGAGAGAACAGAAGTGTGTGTTAAGAGAAACATTCCTGTATTGTGGTTGTagttaaaagtttcttttttatgtatttcatgttttaatgTCTTAAGTTCCTatttatatgtgtaatgtgatttttatgaaaattctcAATAACAGTTTTGAAGTCAACCATCAGACTTAATTAACAGAACCTAATGTCATAGTCCTTACATATTTTAGATTTGTTGGACGATTTAAATCTCGTAAAGAACGAGAAGCAGAACTTGGAGCTAGGGCAAAAGAGTTCACCAATGTTTACATCAAGAATTTTGGAGAAGACATGGATGATGAGCGCCTTAAGGATCTCTTTGGCAAGTTTGGTAATGTGTCTGAATTAAATTTTTACACTTGGAGTTCTGAGTAATTGCTCAACATTTAATGTTGACTGATACTTGATACTAAAAAGTAAGTGAGATGAGACCAAATACTTGAAAATACTAATAGATACTTAGATTAAGCTGCAGATCATTATACTATAAAGTATCATATAAGTAGAATTCTATACAGTTTAGATTAAAGGTTGATAGCATTAGATTAGCACAGTAAGGTGTGActgaaaaattagttttttaaaggCTTTGTACCATTAAGATGCTGGAATTTAGGCCCTAATAGGGTCCCATCTCATCAGAGGCAAGTATTTGATGCAGCCAGTTTATAATGGAATTCAGTGGCTAGTTAACAGGTGTCTAGTTAGGCTATTGGGCCAGTTGCAATATCATCATGTTtgagcaatttaaaaataatcccatTCAAAGATGAAGCCAAAGGTGGCCATCTGCATATAtgagatgttaaaatattttttccttgcttttcaaACTTCATCAAACTTACTAATCAGCCTTACTTTGGGTTAATGGAGTTAACAGatcagaaaatgaatatttttattgtacattTGCAGATAATTTACTTGGCCTCAGTCTTTGCTTTCCTCCTGTTGAACTTAGAGGTGGTACTTCAAGTAATTAGGAAATTGATAACTTTTTGTTGCCAGATTAGCATGCCATATTGAACCCTCCTTTAAGCAAACAGTTATTCTGCACAAAGATAAATCATGTAAGATACAGAAGATAACTGATGTCATGATTCATATATTACCCTAAGTCTTCTTTAGTCCAAATCCTTTTGTATATTTCATGTCCTCTatctaaatctttaaaaattagaagttATTCCTACAATTGGATTATTGTGTTTTATCACTTATCCCAAAAGATTCGTGCTTGTGAGTTGACTACCAGTATGTAACTATTCggatattttgttttacataataGAGGTACATTAAATGAAAGAGTCTACCTGTGCCTGTATATCTTCTAGATTCTCTATAATCTAATgtaatttttaacctttttcttcCCCTACTTGACTGAGATAACCACCCATCTCACTTAAATATTTTCCACTTGAAAAAGGTGAGGAAAGAAGCATGTGTCTTTAGCGATATGACTCTTCCTCcagataattgttattttttaccaGAGGGTCCAGCCTTGTGTTCTCTCCTTCCACTCCCTATTGAAAAGCAGATGGGTCAGGAGTTCCTAGTTCTTAATTCTGAAATGTAAAACTATTAGCTAAAACCAGAAACTCTTTCTATTACAGTTTTTAACTTATAGTTGGATAAAATATTCCCCAAAGTAGAAGCTAGAGTCAGAGTAggaagtatttgtttttttagaagtAAAGAACACCAAGTGCCTGGAACATGGGAGACTTAGGGATCTCTGGggtcttgaaattattttatccCCTTTTCCCCCATGCCATTGTTTTTGTCTGTTGCGATGTGAGATATATGAACATTTTGTGTGGAATATctttgaattattaaaaaaattttttaggacCTGCCTTAAGTGTGAAAGTAATGACTGATGAAAGTGGAAAATCCAAAGGATTTGGATTTGTAAGCTTTGAAAGGCATGAAGATGCACAGAAAGTAAgacttaaatataataattaaatgtagTGTGGTCTTCCTGTACCCTTATAGTAAGGGGGGGTGTATAGAGTTAATTTTTTGAAGTTTATGTGCATGTACCAATGGCTATTTTCATATTCTTGTACTCGGTTTGCATATATGCATGAGTTCAAGAATATAAATTGGGAACCTATATTGTCCTCAAACCTCAAGATTGGGGATGGGTTGTCTTTAACTTAGTAATCTAACAAATTCTACTTGTTAAGAATGAGCTTTTATATTACAAATTATTAACTTAAATGTTTATGATTCCTGTAAGGCTGTGGATGAAATGAATGGAAAGGAGCTCAACGGAAAACAAATTTATGTTGGTCGAGCTCAGAAAAAAGTGGAACGGCAGACGGAACTAAAGCGCAAATTTGAACAGATGAAGCAAGATAGGATCACCAGATACCAGGTTCATTTTTAATTGAACAAGCAAAATAAGACAGGGACGAGGAAACCTATTTTACGTTCATTTCAGTTACTTCCAGGTAACTGAGGGTTTGAGAGGGGAAAGAAGAAATGGGATAAAGGAATAGGAGGTGTGCTTAGGTACCATTGtggtgggtttttaaaatttttcttcagtttttcttttgcCCCCTTCTTTTTAGGGTGTTAACCTTTATGTGAAAAACCTTGATGATGGTATTGATGATGAACGTCTCCGGAAGGAGTTTTCTCCATTTGGTACAATCACTAGTGCAAAGGTGAAAGTTATGTTTTTTACTGTTCTGATATTTTCATTCACATGAGTCTGTCTGAGTAGTCAAACCCCAAGCAGTGAAGATAGCGATCATATTTCCTTTTACCTGAAATTAGAGATTATGAAACAATAGTAGTAGTCTAGTTCAAACTctgaaattttgatttaaaaatttcacttctacatgtttttatctattttctattACAGTTTTTAACTTATAGTTGGATAAAATATTCCCCAAAGTAGAAGCTAGAGTCAGAGTAGGAAGTATTTGTTTTCTTAGAAGTAAAGAATACCAAGTGCCTGGAACATGGGAGACTTAGGGATCTCTGGggtcttgaaattattttatccCCTGTGTCAAGTTCAGTGTCCAAGAACTGCTCTATCTATGCAAAGTTTTtttgtgtatataatttttactcACCCCATGGCAGTCTTTCTTACTCAGTTTTTCCCCACAACCCCATTGacaaagtgattttattttattttttaagaggtGAAGTGGatgcatacaaataaaaaatgcatgtgccatgtttgttttatggttcagCCTGTGCTTTTCTGGTAATACTCTGAATATGATAGAATATATTCCTGAGTGTCTATCCTTAGTATGGTTCctgaaagtttaaatttaaattgaatattGTGTATCAGTTTCTTTTGATTTATATAAAGCATGcatgttttaagtcctttgtggaTTATACTCTCACTTTGCAGGGAGGTGAAAGGTTGTAAGAATTTATTCTGGAACAGGAGATCATTTGTTAATGcttactagaaaaaaaagttttaaccaAGCAGAATAAAAgggtaaaataagaaagaaaagccctCTATTCCCCATATTCAGTTTGCAAAAGAATCTCTTATGATTTCCATGTTGGAAATTCCGTACCTGGCTTTTAGCaataaaggtgaaaaaaataCCTTAAATACAAATCAACACCTATCATTATATGAAAAGACAAATCGTGTAGTATGACTCCTTTTTCTAAAAActgttttttgtatatatatatatatgtattaaaagtCTGAACAGTATGGaaaatctgtatattttattgttacttgtttGGATAAACATGTAGGTGGTTTTTCATGTTTCTACTATTAGAACCATTGCTCTAATGAACATTCTTACATCTAAGTTTATAGAGTTGGAATTGGTATTTATATggcatgaatatttaaaattgagaCAGCCAATTTATGCCAAAAAGGCTAAACAAATTTGCATTGGTCTTGTTTCTTGACAGAATTTTCAATTGAGTAGAAAGTGGGATCTCATCTTCtcacattgttttttttatttaatgaggTGTGCTTTTATGTGTTCACTAGTTTTGCCTTTGCATTATTCTATATTAGGTTAGATGTATTTTTTAAGAGAACATTTTGGTagtcctttgttttattttgtaagtaTTTTCTCTCACATTATCACTACTATTCAATAAATAATCTTGGAATTAATATTAAACATCTGAAATCTCAAAAAGTTACTGCTGTGCctctttatttcttccagttTTCTTGCTTGGCTAGGaaaatgtatatgtgtaatatttgGATATTGAGGAAGAATTAATTAATAAACTCAAGGGATTAATAGGATTACAGCCTTAACAGAATTTAGATACATGATTCATTGATTAAAATTGATTCTTAATTGGTAGtacttttttctacttcattctaCCATtacattaactttattttttatttatttcttaataggTTATGATGGAGGGTGGTCGCAGCAAAGGGTTTGGTTTTGTATGTTTCTCCTCCCCAGAAGAAGCCACAAAAGCAGTTACAGAAATGAATGGTAGAATTGTGGCCACCAAGCCACTGTATGTAGCTTTAGCTCAGCGCAAAGAAGAGCGCCAGGCTCACCTCACTAACCAGTATATGCAGAGAATGGCAAGTGTACGAGCTGTGCCCAACCCTGTAATCAACCCCTACCAGCCAGCACCTCCTTCAGGTTACTTCATGGCAGCTATCCCACAGGTAGGTTTTCATGTTTGATCATTGCTTAATATGTTTTGTGTCttccaaaataataaaacctaCTGTGGATTATGATTGAATTGGAAAAACGCTAATAGAGTGTGAGGGCTGTGTGTTTGAAAACAGATAActagttgccttttttttttttcataaaattaatatatacatttatttgcttgtttttgcaGACTCAGAACCGTGCTGCATACTATCCTCCTAGCCAAATTGCTCAACTAAGACCAAGTCCTCGCTGGACTGCTCAGGGTGCCAGACCTCATCGTAAGCCTTTTAATTAAGATTGggaatttgattaaaaatatacatgaagcAAATCAAATTAGCCTTCTGTTTCCATGGTATATTATTGCTGTTCATAACTTATGGTTACAGGTGTTCGTTTTTTGAtgttatagttttttgttttttaataaaaatgttgtatCATTCCTGTCTTAGTGAGACAGTAATGTCTACTGTTTTCCTTTATGAATattttgggaacaaatctttTATTTGGTTAGGTAGTCATCTAATCTAAGCATCAGGGTCCTGTCCTTTAAGTTTTCCTCTGTGGAATCAAGGTAAAATGTTTTCATGTCTTAGATTAATAAGTACTTGTCATTGTATGAATTAGTGTTATAATTTACACTAATCTAAAAAGTCtaggaaaacaattttgaaactcagcttttaaaaaatggaccACTTTCAGCCTTTTGTGCAAACTTAACTCTAAAGCAGCATAACCCATTCATTCAGTGAGGTTTCCCAGTTAATATATGTTCGTATCTTTAAATGCAGCATTCCAAAATATGCCCGGTGCTATCCGCCCAGCCGCTCCTAGACCACCATTTAGTACTATGAGACCAGCTTCTTCACAAGTTCCACGAGTCATGTCAACACAGCGTGTTGGTGAGTCTTAACCCTTTCTGTAAAGAATTGCTCTCTAATTTGAAATAACATGgtaaaaaaaatggggggaataattttttctttttttttaagctaacaCATCAACACAGACAATGGGTCCACgtcctgcagctgctgctgctgcagctacCCCTGCTGTCCGCACCGTTCCACAGTATAAATATGCTGCGGGAGTCCGCAATCCTCAGCAACATCTTAATGCACAGCCACAAGTTACCATGCAACAGGTGTggattttaataattcttttattaaattgaCAGTCCTTGATCAAAGTAAAAATGTGGAGGCAACAGTATGATATATGAAAACTTAGCTATCTGGAACATCTTGCTAATTATTAATTAATGATTGAATGAAAAATGTTGTGTCTTCTACTGAGAAATTAGACAAGTACCCGGAATCCTCATCCTGAATTACTTGTGTGGTTTAAGAATTTCGTTGGCATAGTTGTTAAGGAAGAAGTAAAGGAAATTTGAGTTAACACTGATTTTGGATTTGATCTTCTAACCATGGGATCAAACAAGTTAACAGAATGAACGAATCCAAGAAATACTAAGTATAAAAGATGGGGTTTTATTAAATTTGAGAGTGCATATCTGAGCTTGTACATGTTACTAGCTATCTTAgcctatatttctaatttttatacgTTCCACAGTTTATACGTTCTCATTCAGTTTTTCTCAATTATGTTTAAATGGCAGTCTGTATCACTGCAGTGATTACCTCTTGGTGACTGTTTGTATGTGCTACTATTACTGTGCTTAGAAGTTTTCCtattttatgtctattttatGTGTTATCCTATTTTATGTCTAGCCTGCTGTTCATGTACAAGGTCAGGAACCTTTGACTGCTTCCATGTTGGCATCTGCCCCCCCTCAAGAGCAAAAGCAAATGTTGGGTAAGTATCTTTGACCCACCTTGTCGGTAACAAAGGCTAGAAAAGTTAAAAGTTCACTTAGACACTCTGAACTCAGAAATGCCTAGGGCAGATAT
Encoded proteins:
- the Pabpc1 gene encoding polyadenylate-binding protein 1 isoform X2; translated protein: MNPSAPSYPMASLYVGDLHPDVTEAMLYEKFSPAGPILSIRVCRDMITRRSLGYAYVNFQQPADAERALDTMNFDVIKGKPVRIMWSQRDPSLRKSGVGNIFIKNLDKSIDNKALYDTFSAFGNILSCKVVCDENGSKGYGFVHFETQEAAERAIEKMNGMLLNDRKVFVGRFKSRKEREAELGARAKEFTNVYIKNFGEDMDDERLKDLFGPALSVKVMTDESGKSKGFGFVSFERHEDAQKAVDEMNGKELNGKQIYVGRAQKKVERQTELKRKFEQMKQDRITRYQGVNLYVKNLDDGIDDERLRKEFSPFGTITSAKVMMEGGRSKGFGFVCFSSPEEATKAVTEMNGRIVATKPLYVALAQRKEERQAHLTNQYMQRMASVRAVPNPVINPYQPAPPSGYFMAAIPQTQNRAAYYPPSQIAQLRPSPRWTAQGARPHPFQNMPGAIRPAAPRPPFSTMRPASSQVPRVMSTQRVANTSTQTMGPRPAAAAAAATPAVRTVPQYKYAAGVRNPQQHLNAQPQVTMQQPAVHVQGQEPLTASMLASAPPQEQKQMLGERLFPLIQAMHPTLAGKITGMLLEIDNSELLHMLESPESLRSKVDEAVAVLQAHQAKEAAQKAVNSATGVPTV
- the Pabpc1 gene encoding polyadenylate-binding protein 1 isoform X1 — translated: MNPSAPSYPMASLYVGDLHPDVTEAMLYEKFSPAGPILSIRVCRDMITRRSLGYAYVNFQQPADAERALDTMNFDVIKGKPVRIMWSQRDPSLRKSGVGNIFIKNLDKSIDNKALYDTFSAFGNILSCKVVCDENGSKGYGFVHFETQEAAERAIEKMNGMLLNDRKVFVGRFKSRKEREAELGARAKEFTNVYIKNFGEDMDDERLKDLFGKFGPALSVKVMTDESGKSKGFGFVSFERHEDAQKAVDEMNGKELNGKQIYVGRAQKKVERQTELKRKFEQMKQDRITRYQGVNLYVKNLDDGIDDERLRKEFSPFGTITSAKVMMEGGRSKGFGFVCFSSPEEATKAVTEMNGRIVATKPLYVALAQRKEERQAHLTNQYMQRMASVRAVPNPVINPYQPAPPSGYFMAAIPQTQNRAAYYPPSQIAQLRPSPRWTAQGARPHPFQNMPGAIRPAAPRPPFSTMRPASSQVPRVMSTQRVANTSTQTMGPRPAAAAAAATPAVRTVPQYKYAAGVRNPQQHLNAQPQVTMQQPAVHVQGQEPLTASMLASAPPQEQKQMLGERLFPLIQAMHPTLAGKITGMLLEIDNSELLHMLESPESLRSKVDEAVAVLQAHQAKEAAQKAVNSATGVPTV